One window of Hoplias malabaricus isolate fHopMal1 chromosome 16, fHopMal1.hap1, whole genome shotgun sequence genomic DNA carries:
- the uts2d gene encoding urotensin 2 domain containing, whose product MDRIPSVNLLPTLLAFLLLNCVLHVHLRSLAGPAGNQVFSSKDDGSIQNRIIALLLHKNQIPDQEDMPGLELANRIAELQELETLREQLELEKQLASITMGRASSQPRKRGDACFWKYCV is encoded by the exons ATGGACAGAATTCCCTCAGTGAACCTCCTCCCCACACTCCTCGCGTTTTTACTCCTGAACTGTGTTCTTCACGTCCACTTGAGAAGCCTCGCAGGTCCGG CAGGCAACCAAGTGTTTTCATCAAAGGATGATGGCAGTATCCAGAACAGAATCATTGCTTTGTTGCTGCATAAAAACCAAATTCCAGACCAAGAAGATATGCCTG GGCTTGAGTTGGCCAATAGGATTGCAGAGCTACAAGAG CTGGAAACCCTCAGAGAACAACTGGAGCTAGAAAAGCAGCTGGCCTCCATAACAATGGGCAGAGCAAGCTCCCAGCCTAGGAAAAGGGGTGATG CCTGCTTCTGGAAGTACTGTGTATGA
- the si:ch211-117l17.6 gene encoding regulator of G-protein signaling 21: protein MPKLLFSKIRIYEFKELIRNKKQIKTLDVLLSRRKQKNDIRCVLVQKVTYASDVHSSHQEDAIFKPKLEKLLEDKRCLAAFRAFLKSEFSEENVEFWLACREYKESTSASMRTRKAAQIYEQFLDPMAQREVNIDYHTREKIKSSLKNPDPTCFKEAEDLVFKLMERDSCPRFLKSAAFQNIKRKAAGAL, encoded by the exons ATGCCCAAGCTACTCTTCTCCAAGATAAGGATCTATGAATTTAAGGAGCTCATTCGGAACAAGAAGCAAATCAAAAC GCTGGATGTTCTCCTGAGCAGGAGGAAGCAAAAAAATGACATCAGATGTGTTTTGGTCCAGAAAGTAACTTATGCCTCTGATGTCCACTCCAG CCATCAGGAGGATGCCATATTTAAGCCAAAGCTGGAGAAATTGCTGGAGGACAAAC GCTGCCTCGCTGCCTTTCGGGCTTTTCTCAAGTCCGAATTCAGTGAAGAGAACGTTGAGTTTTGGCTCGCTTGTCGGGAGTATAAGGAGTCCACGTCAGCCAGCATGAGGACCAGAAAAGCGGCACAGATCTACGAGCAGTTCCTTGACCCTATGGCTCAGAGAGAG GTGAACATTGACTATCACACCCGCGAGAAGATCAAGAGCTCTCTGAAGAACCCTGACCCAACCTGCTTCAAGGAGGCTGAGGATCTGGTGTTTAAGCTGATGGAGAGAGACTCCTGTCCTAGGTTCCTCAAGTCTGCTGCCTTTCAGAACATCAAGAGGAAAGCTGCTGGGGCTCTGTAA
- the LOC136671651 gene encoding regulator of G-protein signaling 21-like isoform X1: MTGLISEPLVKHFSMDRDDHKRSKNLGKSFMCRLQSMFSRSSAPESRLSLEDTQQWSQSLERLLESKYGLATFRTFLKSEFSDENIEFWLTCEDYKKIKSSFRMTSKAKKIYEQFVKAESPKEINIDYHTREQIKRNVKSPTAQCFDEAQKIVYGLMERDSYPRFLRSEVYRTLLDSLTTDASRG; this comes from the exons ATGACCGGCCTTATATCTGAGCCCCTTGTAAAGCATTTCAGCATGGACAGAGATGACCACAAGAGAAGCAAGAACCT AGGAAAAAGCTTTATGTGCCGACTACAGTCTATGTTCTCCCGATCGTCCGCTCCGGAGAG CAGGCTAAGTTTAGAGGACACGCAGCAATGGTCCCAGTCTTTGGAACGACTCCTCGAGTCCAAAT ATGGCCTCGCGACGTTCCGTACATTCCTCAAGTCAGAATTCAGTGATGAGAATATCGAGTTCTGGCTGACGTGTGAGGACTACAAGAAAATCAAGTCGTCTTTCCGGATGACGTCAAAGGCGAAGAAAATCTATGAGCAGTTTGTAAAAGCGGAGTCCCCCAAAGAG ATAAACATTGACTACCACACAAGGGAGCAGATCAAGAGGAACGTGAAGAGCCCAACAGCCCAGTGTTTCGATGAGGCCCAGAAGATCGTGTACGGACTCATGGAACGGGACTCTTACCCCAGGTTTCTGAGGTCTGAGGTGTACAGAACTCTCCTGGATTCTCTTACCACGGATGCTTCCCGTGGGTGA
- the LOC136671651 gene encoding regulator of G-protein signaling 21-like isoform X2, whose translation MTGLISEPLVKHFSMDRDDHKRSKNLGKSFMCRLQSMFSRSSAPERLSLEDTQQWSQSLERLLESKYGLATFRTFLKSEFSDENIEFWLTCEDYKKIKSSFRMTSKAKKIYEQFVKAESPKEINIDYHTREQIKRNVKSPTAQCFDEAQKIVYGLMERDSYPRFLRSEVYRTLLDSLTTDASRG comes from the exons ATGACCGGCCTTATATCTGAGCCCCTTGTAAAGCATTTCAGCATGGACAGAGATGACCACAAGAGAAGCAAGAACCT AGGAAAAAGCTTTATGTGCCGACTACAGTCTATGTTCTCCCGATCGTCCGCTCCGGAGAG GCTAAGTTTAGAGGACACGCAGCAATGGTCCCAGTCTTTGGAACGACTCCTCGAGTCCAAAT ATGGCCTCGCGACGTTCCGTACATTCCTCAAGTCAGAATTCAGTGATGAGAATATCGAGTTCTGGCTGACGTGTGAGGACTACAAGAAAATCAAGTCGTCTTTCCGGATGACGTCAAAGGCGAAGAAAATCTATGAGCAGTTTGTAAAAGCGGAGTCCCCCAAAGAG ATAAACATTGACTACCACACAAGGGAGCAGATCAAGAGGAACGTGAAGAGCCCAACAGCCCAGTGTTTCGATGAGGCCCAGAAGATCGTGTACGGACTCATGGAACGGGACTCTTACCCCAGGTTTCTGAGGTCTGAGGTGTACAGAACTCTCCTGGATTCTCTTACCACGGATGCTTCCCGTGGGTGA
- the LOC136671244 gene encoding platelet glycoprotein V, giving the protein MWDILFLLLLASLLPFGLFCPSNCVCNSNGAVKCTGGITEIPPLNASQTFLLRLNGTSIKALNAQSLQPLNLLLRFSITYSSLDTVHPKVFSNAPQLMSIMLSYNALSVLPSGVFSRLSNLEQLFIAGNQLTSISKYMFEGLGNLTELDLSKNQIANLPANVFQDMTSLTRLNLAGNLLRTFPPTLVRNLVKLKSLILNSNQLQRLEEGSFDDLPNLSVLMLHKNQIQEISPQIFWRLPSLLTLTLSGNQLQSIPAESFYYLPNLTKLTLYNNPLFYLPDQLMGHMPRLPELYLFETNLRTLPWNLFANMTGLKSLHVHLNERLSSLPKNIFCCLPNLQKLSLRNNHLQDLHPELFSKLVQLKILLLYGNELQTISGRTFENLSNLIKLDLNNNYLRYVPGDIFASVSSLQSVTLGHNQWHCTCSIIGIKEWIDQNKQLVTDLDDVVCHSPLSLRGLKLIFLIQSQLQCGNMSALTEHGFVTNASVSHQQTTVSTATSPVPGQQTTMGIDPTTTKSVSTTLPTNTSPTIQSPPQSSISIPSTEDPWYSVVSSLTDPVFIDRCPDIVHNNRYNGWVYLWKTPAPGLYSGLLLTLHIVLISIAVILIVATAYSLYSLNKVVWEMGTSVTRIR; this is encoded by the coding sequence ATGTGGGACATTCTTTTTCTACTCTTGCTGGCATCTTTGCTCCCTTTCGGTCTTTTCTGCCCCAGTAACTGTGTCTGCAATTCAAATGGGGCAGTCAAGTGCACAGGGGGCATCACGGAGATACCACCACTGAATGCCAGTCAAACCTTTCTTCTGAGACTTAATGGCACTTCCATCAAAGCCCTAAATGCCCAAAGTCTTCAGCCTCTCAATCTCCTACTGAGGTTTAGCATCACTTACAGTTCTCTTGACACTGTCCACCCAAAAGTCTTCAGCAATGCTCCTCAACTCATGTCAATCATGTTGTCCTATAATGCCCTCTCAGTTCTTCCATCCGGGGTGTTCAGCAGGCTTAGTAACCTGGAACAGCTGTTTATAGCTGGGAATCAGCTGACATCTATCAGTAAGTACATGTTTGAAGGGCTGGGAAATCTCACTGAACTGGATCTTAGCAAAAATCAAATTGCCAACCTACCTGCAAATGTCTTCCAAGACATGACAAGCTTGACTCGCTTGAACCTGGCTGGAAACTTACTACGGACATTCCCTCCGACACTAGTCCGCAACCTGGTGAAACTGAAGAGTCTGATCCTAAACTCCAACCAGCTCCAGAGACTAGAGGAAGGTTCATTTGATGATCTACCTAATCTGTCAGTACTAATGCTTCATAAAAACCAAATCCAAGAAATCTCTCCGCAGATCTTTTGGCGTTTACCCTCGCTCTTGACCCTGACCTTGTCAGGCAACCAACTCCAAAGCATTCCAGCTGAAAGCTTTTACTATCTACCAAACCTTACCAAACTCACCTTGTACAACAACCCCCTATTCTACCTGCCAGACCAGTTAATGGGCCATATGCCAAGACTCCCAGAACTCTACCTGTTTGAAACTAACCTTAGAACCTTGCCTTGGAATCTGTTCGCTAACATGACTGGCCTCAAGTCACTTCATGTCCACTTGAATGAAAGACTCAGCTCCTTGCCCAAGAACATATTTTGCTGCCTGCCCAATCTTCAGAAGCTTTCCTTAAGAAATAACCATCTTCAGGATTTACACCCAGAGCTGTTTTCAAAACTTGTCCAACTTAAAATCCTTTTGCTCTATGGTAATGAACTTCAAACTATTTCAGGGAGGACCTTTGAGAACCTTTCAAATTTAATCAAGTTAGACCTGAATAATAACTACCTGAGATATGTACCAGGGGACATTTTTGCATCTGTAAGTTCACTGCAGTCTGTGACTCTCGGCCACAATCAATGGCACTGCACATGTAGTATTATAGGCATCAAAGAGTGGATTGATCAAAACAAACAGCTAGTTACAGACCTGGATGATGTTGTATGTCATTCACCTTTGTCCTTAAGAGGCCTCAAACTAATCTTTTTAATTCAAAGTCAACTCCAGTGTGGCAACATGTCCGCCCTAACTGAACATGGATTTGTAACGAATGCTTCAGTGAGCCATCAACAAACAACCGTATCTACTGCCACAAGCCCAGTACCTGGACAACAAACAACAATGGGCATTGATCCTACCACTACGAAAAGCGTGTCAACTACTCTACCCACAAACACAAGTCCAACAATTCAGAGCCCTCCTCAATCCTCTATCTCTATTCCCTCAACTGAGGATCCTTGGTATTCAGTGGTCAGTTCCTTGACTGACCCTGTGTTCATTGACCGTTGCCCTGACATTGTTCACAATAATCGTTATAATGGCTGGGTATATCTCTGGAAGACCCCTGCTCCTGGACTCTATAGTGGACTCTTGCTGACCCTACATATTGTGCTCATATCAATTGCTGTTATCTTGATTGTTGCAACTGCGTATTCACTGTACTCTCTTAACAAGGTGGTATGGGAAATGGGGACATCTGTTACCAGAATCAGATAA